A genomic stretch from Poecilia reticulata strain Guanapo linkage group LG20, Guppy_female_1.0+MT, whole genome shotgun sequence includes:
- the maf1b gene encoding MAF1 homolog, negative regulator of RNA polymerase III b isoform X1, producing the protein MKLLENSSFEALSSRLCVETGESRILGRIESYSCKMAGDDKHMFKQFCQEGEPHVLEALSPPQSTSATSPSQLGKSSEDGENPLSDKVCRKTLFYLITTLNESFRPDYDFSAARAHEFSREPSLNWVVNAVNSSLFSSVGEEFNSVGPELWNAIDQEINLQSCDIYSYNPDLDSDPFGEEGSLWSFNYFFYNKKLKRIVFFTCRSVSVLSGYGRGCLDNELDMELEDEEEMDGFTEEGFPRALCV; encoded by the exons ATGAAGCTGTTGGAGAACTCCAGCTTTGAAGCCCTCAGCTCCCGGCTGTGTGTGGAAACAGGGGAGTCCCGTATCCTCGGcag GATCGAGAGCTACTCCTGCAAGATGGCAGGAGACGACAAACACATGTTTAAGCAGTTCTGCCAGGAGGGGGAGCCACACGTCCTGGAGGCCCTTTCTCCCCCTCAGTCCACCAGCGCCACCAGCCCGTCTCA gCTGGGGAAGAGCAGCGAGGACGGCGAAAACCCTCTGAGCGACAAGGTGTGCAGGAAGACTCTGTTCTACCTCATCACCACGCTCAACGAGTCCTTCAGGCCGGACTACGACTTCAGCGCCGCCCGGGCCCACGAGTTCAGCCGAGAGCCCAGCCTCAACTGG GTGGTGAACGCGGTGAACAGCAGCTTGTTCTCCTCGGTGGGAGAAGAGTTCAACTCCGTGGGACCCGAGCTGTGGAACGCCATCGACCAGGAGATCAACCTGCAGAGCTGCGACATCTACAG CTACAACCCGGATCTTGATTCTGATCCTTTTGGTGAAGAGGGGAGCCTCTGGTCCTTCAACTACttcttttacaacaaaaaactgaagaGGATCGTGTTCTTCACCTGTCGCTCCGTCAG TGTTCTTAGTGGCTACGGCCGAGGTTGCCTCGACAACGAGCTGGACATGGAGCTGGAGGACGAAGAAGAGATGGACGGCTTCACCGAAGAAGG GTTCCCCAGAGCTCTGTGTGTGTAG
- the maf1b gene encoding MAF1 homolog, negative regulator of RNA polymerase III b isoform X2, protein MKLLENSSFEALSSRLCVETGESRILGRIESYSCKMAGDDKHMFKQFCQEGEPHVLEALSPPQSTSATSPSQLGKSSEDGENPLSDKVCRKTLFYLITTLNESFRPDYDFSAARAHEFSREPSLNWVVNAVNSSLFSSVGEEFNSVGPELWNAIDQEINLQSCDIYSYNPDLDSDPFGEEGSLWSFNYFFYNKKLKRIVFFTCRSVRSVPCS, encoded by the exons ATGAAGCTGTTGGAGAACTCCAGCTTTGAAGCCCTCAGCTCCCGGCTGTGTGTGGAAACAGGGGAGTCCCGTATCCTCGGcag GATCGAGAGCTACTCCTGCAAGATGGCAGGAGACGACAAACACATGTTTAAGCAGTTCTGCCAGGAGGGGGAGCCACACGTCCTGGAGGCCCTTTCTCCCCCTCAGTCCACCAGCGCCACCAGCCCGTCTCA gCTGGGGAAGAGCAGCGAGGACGGCGAAAACCCTCTGAGCGACAAGGTGTGCAGGAAGACTCTGTTCTACCTCATCACCACGCTCAACGAGTCCTTCAGGCCGGACTACGACTTCAGCGCCGCCCGGGCCCACGAGTTCAGCCGAGAGCCCAGCCTCAACTGG GTGGTGAACGCGGTGAACAGCAGCTTGTTCTCCTCGGTGGGAGAAGAGTTCAACTCCGTGGGACCCGAGCTGTGGAACGCCATCGACCAGGAGATCAACCTGCAGAGCTGCGACATCTACAG CTACAACCCGGATCTTGATTCTGATCCTTTTGGTGAAGAGGGGAGCCTCTGGTCCTTCAACTACttcttttacaacaaaaaactgaagaGGATCGTGTTCTTCACCTGTCGCTCCGTCAGGTCTGTGCCA TGTTCTTAG
- the zfand1 gene encoding AN1-type zinc finger protein 1, with the protein MAELDIGKHCQVDSCNLKDFLPFVCDSCSGVYCLEHRSREAHSCPEETGTTETKTTGGSTSYLCSFEDCKGKELLPVLCPQCEKHFCLAHRHQDDHKCEKLEVQKPRMAATKELVQKILESKDGSKSKGRRGAKNAATAAKVALMKLKLHAAGDKGLPQTERTYFQVYLPKEAKECSRPMFFSSKWSVGKVVDYAASTASLKNNNNVLTAKKLRLCHPETGQALQMDDSLLSLLAHPDAPLHNGGNVILEYLDNECTGLEDVSDYIAQT; encoded by the exons ATGGCTGAATTAGACATTGGTAAACATTGTCAGGTTGATTCCTGCAACCTGAAAG attttcttccatttgtgtGCGACTCTTGCAGTGGTGTTTACTG TCTCGAGCACAGAAGCAGAGAAGCCCACTCATGTCCAGAG GAAACTGGAACAACGGAAACTAAGACCACTGGTGGCAGCACGAGTTATCTCTGCTCGTTTGAAGACTGTAAGGGCAAAGAATTGCTACCAGTTTTATGTCCGCAGTGTGAAAAACACTTCTGTTTGGc ccatCGTCATCAAGATGATCACAAGTGTGAGAAGTTGGAGGTCCAGAAGCCTCGAATGGCAGCCACAAAGGAGCTAGTGCAGAAGATTTTAG AGTCAAAGGATGGATCCAAAAGCAAAGGGCGCAGAGGAGCAAAGAATGCTGCCACTGCAGCAAAGGTTGCCCTTATGAAACTGAAGCTGCATGCTGCAGGAGACAAGGGACTGCCACAG ACAGAAAGAACCTATTTTCAGGTTTATCTGCCAAAAGAAGCCAAAGAGTGCAGCCGGcccatgtttttctcttcaaaatggAGTGTGGGTAAAGTGGTGGATTACGCAGCCTCTACAGCCAGCCTcaagaacaacaacaatgttCTGACAGCCAAG AAGCTGCGTCTCTGTCATCCTGAGACAGGCCAGGCTCTCCAGATGGACGACTCCCTGCTCTCTCTGCTGGCTCACCCAGACGCTCCGCTGCATAACGGGGGAAATGTGATCCTGGAATACTTGGACAACGAATGCACAGGACTAGAGGATGTTTCTGACTATATCGCTCAGACCTGA